In Acidobacteriota bacterium, one DNA window encodes the following:
- a CDS encoding valine--tRNA ligase yields MEIEKEYLPEKFEKKWYSFWIEKEFFKADPLSEREPFCIVIPPPNITGTLHVGHALNYTLQDIVVRWKRMSGYDVLWLPGYDHAGIATQIVVERELQKEGTARQMLGRQKFEERVWEWKKQYSEKIIETLKRLGSSCDWSRTRFTLDPMLSRAVREVFVRLYREGLIYRDKYIVNWCPRCKTALSDLEVVHGEIQGKLYYILYPLKGKKAHVTVATTRPETMLGDTAVAVNPSDKRYEKLLGQTIILPIMEREIPIIADHFVDPEFGTGAVKVTPAHDFNDFAVSKRLKLPLIVVIDEEGKMNENAGEFKSLDRYKCRKLIVERLRREKLLSDVKNYTYSIGKCQRCNTVVEPLVSTQWFMKMETLAAPAITVVDEGRIRFIPDIWKKTYFEWMRNIHDWCISRQLWWGHRIPAWYCSCGEIMVDVKEPAACSRCENKELKQDEDVLDTWFSSALWPFSAMGWPEQTTDLKRYYPTTTLITGFDIIFFWVARMIMMGLKFGGDVPFRGVYYNGLIRDEKGHKMSKSKGNVIDTEEIMLQYGTDAVRFTLAILAAPGMDIPLAPERMAGYRAFANKLWNATRFVLGSLPEGSIKLTYDLKDLILVDRWILSAVNKLVGDVNRTLGSYRFDQAANQLYHFLWHQFCDWYIELVKPSLLMGDEKRKEVSMAVLVEVLDKVLRLLHPFMPFLTEELWQKIPHQGDSITVAPYPVAQEECFDEKAEGEMAILMELITRIRNLRAENNIDPSRKIELIIRSDKRKRLKLAADNEAHIMNLTRSTKVQITEDPLPEEFHARCVASGFEVAIPLKGIIDTSREKNRIEREITKLDKEIGNKNKKLSNEAFLSNAPKDIVEKEKQIHRELLEKKKKLLKNLTLITKAGK; encoded by the coding sequence ATGGAGATAGAAAAGGAATACTTGCCCGAAAAATTTGAAAAGAAGTGGTACTCATTCTGGATCGAGAAAGAATTCTTCAAGGCAGATCCTCTTTCGGAGAGAGAACCATTCTGCATAGTGATACCTCCTCCCAACATCACGGGAACGCTACATGTCGGCCATGCGTTGAATTACACACTTCAAGACATTGTTGTGCGATGGAAGAGAATGTCTGGGTACGATGTCCTCTGGCTGCCTGGATACGACCATGCCGGCATCGCCACGCAGATCGTGGTGGAGAGGGAACTCCAGAAAGAAGGAACCGCCAGACAGATGCTTGGAAGACAGAAATTCGAAGAAAGGGTCTGGGAATGGAAGAAACAGTACTCGGAAAAGATTATAGAAACCTTGAAGAGACTGGGATCATCCTGCGATTGGTCACGCACAAGATTCACCCTTGATCCGATGCTCTCGCGTGCCGTGAGAGAGGTCTTCGTCAGGCTCTACAGGGAAGGGCTAATCTACCGGGATAAGTACATCGTGAACTGGTGCCCTCGCTGCAAGACGGCTCTCTCCGATCTGGAAGTTGTTCATGGAGAGATTCAGGGGAAGCTCTATTACATCCTCTACCCTCTGAAAGGGAAAAAGGCTCACGTAACGGTCGCAACAACGCGACCGGAAACGATGCTGGGCGACACGGCCGTTGCCGTGAATCCTTCGGATAAGCGCTACGAAAAACTGCTCGGCCAAACTATCATCCTGCCCATCATGGAAAGAGAGATTCCAATCATTGCAGATCACTTTGTCGACCCGGAATTCGGAACAGGGGCCGTGAAAGTAACGCCAGCACATGATTTCAACGACTTCGCAGTATCCAAGCGGCTTAAGCTTCCACTGATAGTCGTGATAGACGAGGAGGGGAAGATGAACGAGAATGCCGGCGAGTTCAAGTCGCTTGACCGCTATAAATGCAGGAAGCTCATCGTGGAGAGGTTACGGAGGGAAAAGCTTCTCTCAGACGTAAAGAATTACACATATTCGATCGGCAAATGTCAGAGATGCAACACCGTCGTAGAGCCGCTTGTTTCTACCCAATGGTTCATGAAGATGGAAACACTGGCTGCTCCTGCAATTACGGTTGTCGATGAGGGCAGGATCAGGTTCATACCTGATATTTGGAAGAAAACATACTTCGAATGGATGCGAAACATCCATGACTGGTGCATATCGAGGCAGCTCTGGTGGGGGCACAGGATTCCGGCTTGGTACTGCTCCTGCGGGGAGATCATGGTGGACGTGAAGGAACCTGCGGCATGCTCCAGATGTGAGAATAAGGAACTCAAGCAGGATGAAGATGTACTGGATACGTGGTTCTCATCCGCACTCTGGCCATTCTCCGCCATGGGATGGCCTGAACAAACGACCGACCTGAAGAGGTACTACCCGACAACCACTCTCATCACAGGGTTCGACATCATCTTCTTCTGGGTGGCCAGAATGATCATGATGGGCCTTAAATTCGGCGGTGACGTTCCATTCAGGGGCGTTTACTACAACGGGTTGATTCGGGACGAGAAGGGACATAAGATGTCCAAATCCAAGGGAAATGTTATCGACACCGAAGAGATCATGTTGCAGTATGGAACAGATGCCGTTCGATTCACGCTGGCCATCCTCGCCGCCCCAGGGATGGACATCCCGCTTGCTCCTGAACGTATGGCAGGATATCGGGCATTTGCCAACAAGCTCTGGAACGCGACACGGTTTGTCCTTGGCAGTCTTCCGGAAGGCTCGATCAAGCTTACCTATGACCTGAAGGATTTGATCCTTGTTGACCGCTGGATCTTGAGCGCAGTTAACAAACTTGTCGGCGATGTTAATCGGACCCTGGGGTCCTACCGCTTCGATCAAGCCGCCAATCAACTCTATCATTTCCTCTGGCATCAGTTCTGTGATTGGTATATCGAGCTCGTGAAACCATCCCTGCTCATGGGAGACGAGAAAAGGAAAGAGGTCAGTATGGCCGTTCTTGTCGAAGTGCTGGACAAGGTCCTTAGACTGCTTCATCCTTTTATGCCCTTTTTAACAGAAGAATTATGGCAGAAGATTCCGCATCAGGGAGATTCCATCACGGTGGCACCATACCCCGTAGCACAGGAAGAATGCTTTGATGAAAAGGCAGAGGGAGAGATGGCGATCCTCATGGAGCTTATCACCAGGATCAGAAATCTTCGGGCAGAGAATAACATCGATCCTTCCAGAAAGATTGAATTGATCATCCGAAGCGATAAGAGGAAAAGGCTGAAACTCGCCGCTGACAACGAGGCGCACATCATGAATCTGACGAGGAGCACCAAAGTTCAGATCACAGAAGATCCTCTCCCCGAAGAATTTCATGCCAGATGTGTCGCTTCAGGGTTTGAAGTCGCC
- a CDS encoding response regulator, with protein MKKKILVADDSITIQKVIEMAFMGGDYEVFCAGNGREALSKFNQYLPDIVLADTIMPEMDGYTLCSTIKSMADFSHVPVLLLSGAFEPFDRDRAEMSGADGILTKPFESRFLIEKVEKILNPVMEEPAIPELEASAHEEVGQSEARIHPSESEIEDFPVDLDTALEISDSTAAISPHFKTQKAPVHVEQKGEERFQTRRSGAGSENEREPEYAEQPFLRLSEEEIESIARKVFQMLSEDFVKKVIKETISETAERIIRERIKELEEHASE; from the coding sequence ATGAAAAAGAAGATACTTGTTGCTGATGATAGCATAACGATACAGAAAGTTATAGAAATGGCCTTCATGGGTGGTGATTACGAGGTCTTCTGTGCAGGGAATGGAAGGGAAGCGCTTTCAAAATTCAACCAGTATCTTCCGGATATCGTTCTGGCAGACACGATCATGCCGGAAATGGACGGTTACACACTCTGCAGCACGATTAAAAGCATGGCTGACTTTTCCCATGTCCCAGTGCTCCTCCTTTCAGGGGCTTTCGAACCGTTTGACAGGGATAGAGCGGAAATGTCCGGCGCTGATGGGATCCTAACAAAGCCCTTCGAATCAAGGTTCCTCATAGAAAAAGTGGAAAAGATTCTGAATCCCGTCATGGAAGAGCCTGCCATCCCTGAACTGGAAGCTTCGGCTCATGAAGAGGTTGGACAGTCAGAGGCCCGAATTCATCCAAGCGAATCAGAAATAGAAGATTTTCCGGTTGATCTCGATACGGCGCTCGAGATATCCGACTCTACTGCCGCAATCTCTCCTCATTTCAAGACTCAAAAAGCTCCGGTGCATGTTGAACAGAAAGGCGAAGAGCGTTTTCAAACTCGGAGATCAGGCGCAGGTTCTGAGAATGAGAGAGAACCAGAATATGCAGAACAGCCCTTCCTGCGATTATCCGAGGAGGAGATTGAATCCATCGCCAGAAAGGTCTTCCAAATGCTGTCCGAAGATTTTGTAAAGAAAGTGATAAAAGAGACCATATCAGAAACAGCGGAAAGGATCATCAGGGAACGGATCAAAGAACTGGAAGAACATGCTTCCGAATGA
- a CDS encoding cobalamin B12-binding domain-containing protein, with the protein MPEKKKIRLLIGKIGLDGHDRGAKIIARALRDAGFEVIYTGLHQTPEMVVQTAIQEDVDAIGLSILSGAHNHLFPSVLQLLSERGADDIKLFGGGIIPKEDIPGLKEKGVLELFTPGASTREIIEWVKMNIQPRQLKK; encoded by the coding sequence ATGCCTGAAAAGAAGAAGATCAGACTTCTCATCGGGAAAATCGGTCTCGATGGCCATGACAGGGGGGCTAAGATCATAGCACGCGCCCTGAGAGATGCGGGTTTCGAGGTCATATACACAGGCCTTCATCAGACCCCTGAGATGGTCGTTCAGACTGCCATTCAGGAAGATGTTGATGCCATTGGATTAAGCATCCTCTCCGGAGCCCACAATCATCTTTTTCCTAGCGTCCTACAGCTCCTCTCAGAACGAGGGGCTGACGACATCAAGCTATTTGGAGGAGGCATCATCCCTAAAGAAGACATCCCGGGATTGAAAGAGAAAGGTGTTCTGGAGTTATTCACTCCCGGAGCTTCCACCAGGGAGATAATCGAATGGGTCAAGATGAACATTCAGCCTCGACAACTCAAGAAATGA
- a CDS encoding enoyl-CoA hydratase/isomerase family protein — MGQDEHSASTTQEMINLKISPPIAEVRIERSNGINILDRSFMASFLQAITTIRNYGSIKVAIISSGHGDGFAAGADMQELKGLNSRDGVDYSESGQRIFSIISLSKIIFISAVEGYCIGGGFDLALACDIILASPGSYFQHPGTSRGFITGWGGNFRLARVAGRRKSSSILIEGRRINLREAEMIGLVPKDYDDNDRALRDGEILMKARSMAQRISRLDFRQIDLIKKTINMSGRISLSSRLVMESHLAHLHAISL, encoded by the coding sequence ATGGGTCAAGATGAACATTCAGCCTCGACAACTCAAGAAATGATCAATTTGAAGATTTCCCCACCCATTGCCGAGGTCCGGATAGAACGGTCGAACGGCATCAATATTCTAGATCGATCATTTATGGCCTCTTTCCTGCAGGCCATAACTACAATTAGGAATTATGGCTCAATCAAAGTGGCAATTATTTCATCCGGACACGGCGACGGCTTTGCTGCCGGCGCCGACATGCAGGAACTGAAAGGGCTCAACAGTCGGGACGGAGTGGATTACTCCGAATCAGGTCAAAGAATCTTTTCCATCATCTCTTTATCTAAAATCATATTCATATCCGCAGTGGAAGGTTATTGTATCGGCGGCGGGTTTGACCTGGCTCTGGCCTGCGATATCATCCTTGCTTCTCCTGGGAGTTACTTTCAGCATCCTGGAACCTCGAGGGGATTCATAACGGGATGGGGAGGCAATTTTAGACTCGCCCGGGTTGCGGGAAGGAGGAAAAGCTCTTCAATCCTGATCGAGGGAAGAAGGATCAATCTTCGTGAGGCCGAAATGATCGGACTGGTGCCGAAGGATTATGACGACAACGATCGCGCTTTGAGAGATGGAGAAATTCTGATGAAAGCACGATCGATGGCACAAAGAATCTCGCGACTGGATTTCAGGCAGATCGATTTAATCAAGAAAACCATCAACATGTCAGGGCGGATCAGCCTCTCCAGCCGGTTGGTCATGGAATCCCATCTTGCTCACCTTCATGCCATATCTTTATAA
- a CDS encoding acyl-CoA dehydrogenase family protein, whose amino-acid sequence MRLEFTQEQLMIRDMVRDFVQTELKPVISNLESKEEFPAVITSKMGELGLLGMTAPEKYGGSGLDSISYALAIEEIAKVSASVAITVSVTNSVCVYPIYRFGTEEQKERYLRPLASGKMIGGFALTEPGAGSDAANVRCRAEKQGEQYILNGTKAWVTNAIVGEIFVVLASMDPSRREAISAFIVERNFKGFSFGKVEDKMGLRCSKTADIVLEDCKVPAENLLGKEGDGLRIALHSLDGSRISVGAQAVGIAQAALDEANFYARQREAFGRPIAELQAIQFMLADMATRIEAARLLVMHASMLREANVQSFTKEASMAKLFASETACHVASMALQIHGAYGYSKEYSVERYFRDARVTTIYEGTSEIQRLIIARRLLA is encoded by the coding sequence ATGCGATTGGAATTTACACAAGAACAGCTGATGATAAGGGATATGGTCAGGGATTTCGTCCAGACTGAACTCAAACCTGTCATCAGCAACCTCGAGAGTAAAGAGGAATTCCCGGCTGTGATCACTTCCAAAATGGGAGAGCTCGGATTGCTCGGAATGACCGCTCCAGAAAAGTACGGTGGTTCGGGCCTAGATTCCATCTCTTACGCCCTTGCCATCGAGGAGATTGCAAAGGTTTCTGCTTCAGTCGCTATCACTGTGAGCGTGACTAATTCTGTATGCGTCTATCCCATTTACAGATTCGGTACTGAAGAACAGAAGGAGAGATACCTACGACCACTGGCCTCTGGAAAGATGATCGGCGGCTTTGCCCTGACGGAACCTGGCGCTGGCTCAGATGCAGCCAATGTTAGATGCCGGGCAGAGAAGCAAGGTGAACAGTATATCCTGAACGGTACAAAGGCATGGGTGACTAACGCCATCGTGGGAGAGATTTTCGTTGTCTTGGCTTCGATGGACCCTTCCAGGAGAGAAGCCATCAGCGCCTTCATTGTCGAGAGGAACTTCAAGGGATTTAGCTTTGGAAAAGTCGAAGACAAAATGGGGTTGCGATGTTCCAAGACAGCGGACATCGTACTTGAGGATTGCAAGGTTCCCGCTGAGAACCTGCTGGGAAAGGAAGGGGACGGGTTGAGAATTGCCCTCCATTCGCTGGATGGTTCGAGGATCAGTGTTGGTGCGCAGGCTGTAGGTATCGCCCAGGCTGCCCTCGATGAGGCTAATTTTTATGCAAGACAGAGGGAAGCTTTCGGGAGGCCCATTGCAGAGCTTCAGGCCATTCAGTTCATGCTCGCTGACATGGCCACGCGGATCGAGGCGGCCAGACTCCTCGTCATGCATGCTTCCATGCTGAGGGAAGCCAACGTTCAGTCCTTCACGAAAGAGGCATCCATGGCCAAGCTCTTCGCATCAGAAACGGCCTGCCATGTGGCATCCATGGCGCTTCAGATCCATGGTGCCTACGGTTATTCGAAAGAGTACAGCGTAGAGAGATACTTCAGGGACGCCCGCGTGACAACGATCTATGAAGGAACTTCTGAGATCCAGAGGCTCATCATCGCGAGAAGGCTACTCGCATGA
- a CDS encoding methylmalonyl-CoA mutase family protein: MEVSRSKNRAKSKKEWLEQTLKPHLNENKERSISFTTVSSMPIERLYTLEDLANFDYYEKLGFPGEYPYTRGIHPTMYRGRLWTMRQFSGFGTAKDTNNRYHYLLDHGQTGLSVAFDLPTLMGIDSDHPLAQGEVGKEGVAIDTLADMEVLFDGIPLDKISTSMTINAPASVLFAMYIAVGEKQGVQSYKLEGTIQNDILKEYIAQKEWIYPPRPSIRIITDIMAYCMKKVPKWNTISISGYHIREAGSTAVQELAFTLADGIEYVKAGIEAGLDIDGFAPRLSFFFNSHNDFFEEIAKMRAARRIWSRVMRERFKVKDPRSWMLRFHTQTAGCSLTAQQPHNNIVRVTIQALAAVLGGTQSLHTNSMDETLALPTEKAVRIALRTQQIIAEESGVANSIDPLGGSYFVEALTDKIEEEAMGYINRIDEMGGMVNAIEAGFPQKEIADAAYRYQQQLDRKEKTVVGVNKYIMEEEKPIEILKIGEETEIEQKKRLQNVKNMRNAGKVKECLDRLMEAAHGGENLMPRILDAVRAYASIGEICDTMKKVFGEYREASVI; the protein is encoded by the coding sequence ATGGAAGTGTCAAGATCAAAGAACAGAGCGAAGAGCAAGAAGGAATGGCTCGAACAGACGCTCAAGCCTCATCTTAACGAGAACAAGGAAAGATCAATTTCTTTCACAACGGTCTCCAGCATGCCGATCGAAAGGCTCTACACACTGGAAGACCTCGCGAACTTTGATTACTATGAAAAACTCGGATTTCCAGGAGAGTATCCTTATACCCGCGGGATCCATCCCACAATGTACCGGGGACGCCTCTGGACCATGAGGCAATTCTCTGGCTTTGGGACGGCAAAGGACACCAACAACAGGTATCACTACCTTCTCGACCACGGACAGACTGGGCTAAGTGTTGCCTTCGATCTTCCTACCCTTATGGGGATAGATTCGGACCATCCCCTTGCACAGGGAGAAGTAGGCAAGGAAGGGGTTGCCATAGACACGCTCGCCGACATGGAGGTTCTCTTCGACGGGATCCCTCTGGATAAAATATCGACATCTATGACAATCAATGCACCGGCTTCAGTCCTGTTTGCCATGTACATTGCGGTAGGGGAGAAACAGGGAGTCCAGAGCTATAAACTCGAGGGAACGATCCAGAATGACATCCTCAAGGAATACATCGCCCAGAAGGAATGGATATACCCGCCGCGCCCTTCTATAAGGATCATCACAGACATCATGGCATACTGCATGAAAAAAGTACCAAAGTGGAACACGATCAGCATCAGCGGCTATCACATCCGGGAAGCAGGATCGACTGCCGTACAGGAACTCGCCTTTACGCTTGCCGATGGGATCGAATATGTCAAGGCGGGGATAGAGGCTGGCCTCGATATTGACGGTTTTGCTCCCAGGCTCTCCTTTTTCTTCAACTCCCACAACGACTTTTTTGAGGAGATCGCCAAGATGAGAGCCGCGCGGAGGATCTGGTCCCGGGTCATGAGAGAAAGGTTCAAGGTAAAGGATCCCAGATCCTGGATGCTTCGGTTTCACACGCAGACGGCAGGATGTTCTCTAACCGCGCAGCAGCCGCACAATAACATCGTGAGGGTCACCATTCAAGCTCTCGCTGCTGTCCTTGGCGGAACGCAATCGCTCCACACGAACTCAATGGATGAGACTCTCGCTCTTCCCACTGAAAAAGCCGTCCGGATCGCTCTCAGGACACAGCAGATCATCGCCGAAGAAAGCGGTGTTGCCAATAGCATCGACCCTCTTGGGGGATCTTACTTTGTCGAAGCGCTTACCGATAAGATAGAAGAGGAGGCCATGGGTTATATCAACAGGATCGATGAGATGGGAGGGATGGTCAACGCCATCGAGGCAGGATTTCCGCAGAAGGAGATTGCAGATGCTGCCTACCGTTATCAGCAGCAACTGGACCGTAAAGAAAAGACGGTCGTCGGCGTGAACAAGTACATCATGGAAGAGGAAAAGCCAATCGAGATACTGAAGATCGGCGAAGAGACCGAGATTGAACAGAAGAAGAGATTGCAGAACGTCAAGAACATGAGGAACGCTGGAAAAGTGAAGGAATGTCTGGATAGGCTCATGGAAGCAGCACATGGCGGGGAGAATCTCATGCCCCGCATACTCGATGCTGTGAGAGCCTATGCCAGTATCGGCGAGATCTGCGATACTATGAAGAAAGTCTTTGGCGAGTACAGGGAAGCTTCCGTCATCTGA